Proteins co-encoded in one Methanobrevibacter gottschalkii DSM 11977 genomic window:
- the hisS gene encoding histidine--tRNA ligase, which translates to MEFTRPRGTRDFLFEEMRERKQAESTLRTVFESYGYQEIQTPLFEELKLFTTKSGEEIVNQLYNFKDKSDRELTLRPEITAPVARLYLNELEKTSTKPIKLYYYGSCFRYERPQKGRFRQFWQFGCELIGAKTPQGEAEVIALCCDAIKSLGITTADVNLNHLGIIRGLFKHFDISVETQREIMVVIDKGDKDLLIESLSGDEPVINNEELNQILLKLIDLVGDKSIIPEVEELISPYEESKAALEEFKELISLLDAFKVENYTLNLGVARGLDYYTGIVFEIYVPELGAQKQICGGGSYSLVKLFGGQEVESTGFALGFDRLMNAIEELADKEELPSHLDVYVAPISNDVRLKAFEITQILRKNGFKADVDLNGKKFKKLMNYADKIKVEKMIIIGANDLKSDKVTIKNMINGEQELVGINNIVDYLKEE; encoded by the coding sequence ATGGAATTTACAAGACCGAGAGGTACAAGAGATTTTTTATTTGAAGAAATGAGAGAAAGAAAACAAGCAGAAAGTACCTTAAGAACAGTATTTGAAAGTTACGGTTATCAAGAGATTCAAACACCATTATTTGAAGAATTGAAATTATTCACAACCAAATCTGGAGAAGAAATTGTAAATCAATTATACAATTTTAAAGATAAATCTGATAGAGAATTGACTTTAAGACCTGAAATAACAGCACCAGTTGCTAGATTATATTTGAATGAACTTGAAAAAACATCGACTAAACCAATTAAACTCTATTATTATGGAAGCTGTTTTAGATATGAAAGACCTCAGAAAGGAAGATTCAGGCAATTTTGGCAATTTGGTTGTGAATTAATAGGTGCTAAAACACCTCAAGGTGAAGCAGAAGTTATTGCACTTTGTTGTGATGCAATTAAATCCCTTGGAATTACAACAGCTGATGTCAATCTTAACCACCTTGGAATTATAAGAGGATTATTCAAACATTTTGACATTTCAGTTGAAACTCAAAGGGAAATTATGGTAGTTATTGATAAGGGAGATAAAGATTTGCTTATTGAATCATTAAGTGGAGACGAACCTGTAATCAATAATGAAGAATTAAACCAGATTTTATTAAAACTGATTGATCTTGTAGGAGATAAATCAATTATTCCTGAAGTTGAAGAATTAATATCCCCTTATGAAGAATCGAAAGCAGCATTAGAAGAATTTAAAGAATTAATTTCACTTTTAGATGCTTTTAAAGTTGAAAATTATACATTAAATCTAGGTGTTGCAAGAGGTCTTGATTATTATACCGGAATCGTGTTTGAGATTTATGTTCCAGAACTTGGTGCCCAAAAACAAATATGCGGTGGAGGATCATACAGCCTCGTTAAACTTTTTGGAGGCCAGGAAGTAGAATCCACTGGTTTTGCTCTAGGTTTTGACAGATTAATGAATGCAATTGAGGAACTTGCAGATAAAGAGGAATTGCCTTCCCACTTAGATGTTTATGTAGCTCCTATTTCTAACGATGTTAGACTAAAAGCATTTGAAATAACCCAAATTTTAAGAAAAAATGGATTTAAGGCAGATGTCGATTTAAACGGTAAAAAATTCAAGAAATTAATGAATTACGCTGATAAAATCAAAGTTGAAAAAATGATTATTATCGGTGCTAATGACCTTAAATCAGATAAAGTCACTATTAAAAATATGATTAATGGCGAACAAGAATTAGTTGGTATTAATAATATTGTAGATTATCTTAAAGAGGAATAG
- the hisI gene encoding phosphoribosyl-AMP cyclohydrolase yields MKVNFRHEINGVKVITAIAQDAKTNQILMLANMNKEALIKTIKTGKAHYWSTSRNKLWLKGESSGHIQEVEEILVDCDMDAIILKINQTGAACHEGYLSCFYRKINTKNEVDIDDLKDEDLEVILERLVNPEDVY; encoded by the coding sequence ATGAAAGTCAACTTCAGGCATGAAATTAACGGAGTTAAAGTAATTACTGCTATTGCACAAGACGCAAAAACAAATCAAATATTAATGCTTGCAAATATGAACAAAGAAGCACTAATCAAAACTATTAAAACAGGCAAAGCTCATTATTGGAGTACTTCAAGAAACAAATTATGGCTTAAAGGTGAAAGTTCAGGCCACATCCAAGAAGTTGAAGAAATCCTTGTTGATTGTGATATGGATGCAATTATACTAAAAATCAACCAAACAGGCGCTGCTTGCCATGAAGGATATCTTTCATGTTTTTATAGAAAAATAAACACAAAAAATGAAGTTGATATTGACGATTTAAAAGATGAAGATTTAGAAGTTATTTTAGAAAGACTTGTAAACCCAGAAGACGTGTATTAA